One Phaseolus vulgaris cultivar G19833 chromosome 4, P. vulgaris v2.0, whole genome shotgun sequence DNA window includes the following coding sequences:
- the LOC137838627 gene encoding uncharacterized protein — MQQVMDMMQGLQEAMTASKVEQERMQADLVASQARIEELCRTNEELRRRLRNNSGLRDADDRDCFIPPKEFSTPFSQSIMEAVITGMEDPEAYLTVFHTQLMLVGGSDAVRCKLFMSTLTGMAMDWFISLPDGHITSFAQLSQLFREQYIANRAPPLVSYDLFDVKQYQGETLKEYINRFGAQVVKVGTTKEPMIVYAFRKRVCPGPFCESIICNRPRTFAEIRRRAVEHIATEGDVCEKRTSVAPTRPRAPSRAQPARVNEATTGRKNQDRKRPYEARRPQARGRAEGNRPTREGNRPLRHNFVVELKDLIAVPNIADRLRPPVKTDKLDELVKNGFLKDYLAGSSTTAALAVPEEDQAQEMSIHGEVHSISGGFSRGGPIASQRKRYVRSVNSVPEEGSDDPWESDLVFTKANLRDVVPHDNDPVVISVVTAERRVHRVLVDQGSSADVMFWSTFNKLQLSPDLLMPYTGCLYGFAGDQVEAKSSGFHTPHEDEAARP; from the exons atgcagcaggtcatggataTGATGCAGGGATTGCAGGAGGCAATGACAGCATCAAAGGttgagcaagagcgcatgcaggcggatctcgtgGCGTCTCAGGCGAGAATTGAGGAGTTATGCCGTACGAATGAGGAGCTGCGCCGCAGGTTGCGCAACAACTCGGGGCTACGTGATGCAGATGATCGTGATTGCTTCATTCCACCGAAGGAGTTCTCCACACCGTTCTCGCAGTCGATAATGGAGGCGGTGATCACAggaatggaggatcctgaagcatATCTCACTGTGTTCCATACGCAGTTGATGCTGGTAGGTGGCTCTGACGCcgtaagatgcaagctcttcatgagcacgttgactgggatggccatggactggttcattagccttccAGATGGCCACATCACATCTTTCGCCCAGCTCTCACAGCTTTTTCGTGAACAGTACATAGCAAACAGGGCTCCACCACTAGTATCGTATGATTTgttcgacgtgaagcagtatcaaggcgaGACCTTGAAAGAATACATCAATCGTTTCGGGGCccaggtggtgaaggttggcaccacaAAGGAGCCCATGATCGTCTACGCGTTCAGAAAGAGGGTGTGCCCTGGGCCTTTCTGTGAGTCAATCATCTGCAACCGCCCCCGAACTTTTgctgagataaggcgtcgcgcTGTGGAACACATCGCCACTGAGGGCGACGTATGCGAGAAGCGCACAAGTGTTGCACCCACACGCCCCAGAGCACCGTCGCGTGCACAACCCGCCAGGGTCAACGAGGCCACGACGGGGAGGAAGAATCAGGACAGAAAGCGCCCATACGAGGCGAGGAGGCCCCAGGCTAGGGGGCGAGCAGAAGGGAATAGGCCGACGAGGGAGGGAAATAGGCCGCTGAGGCACAATTTTGTGGTAGAGTTGAAGGATCTcatcgccgtgcctaacatagcagATAGGCTGAGGCCACCAGTGAAGACTGACAAA ttggatgagctggTGAAGAACGGTTTTCTAAAGGATTATCTTGCCGGATCATCTACGACTGCAGCCCTGGCGGTACCAGAAGAGGATCAGGCACAAGAGATGTCGATCCATGGGGAAGTCCACAGCATCTCTGGTGGCTTCTCAAGAGGAGGGCCCATCGCCTCTCAGCGCAAGAGGTATGTGAGGTCAGTTAATTCAGTACCTGAGGAGGGTTCGGatgacccgtgggagtcagaccttgtGTTCACCAAGGCTAACCTACGTGATGTCGTCCCACATgataatgaccccgtggtcatttcggtcgtCACCGCTGAGAGGAGGGTGCACCGAGTTCTCGTGGACCAGGGCAGTTcagcagatgtcatgttctggtccaccttcaacaagctacagttgtcccctgacctGCTAATGCCCTACActggatgtttgtatgggttcgcagGGGACCAAGTGGAG GCTAAGAGCAGTGGcttccacacgccacatgaagatgaagctgccagacctTAG